One region of Quercus lobata isolate SW786 chromosome 2, ValleyOak3.0 Primary Assembly, whole genome shotgun sequence genomic DNA includes:
- the LOC115975033 gene encoding tubby-like F-box protein 8, whose translation MSFRSLVRDVRDGLGSLSRRSFEVRLPGHHRGKSHGSVHELQDQPLVIQNSRWASLPPELLRDVIKRLEASESTWPARKHVVACAAVCRSWREMCKEIVRNPEFSGKITFPVSLKQPGHRDGPIQCFIKRDKSNLTYHLFLCLSPALLVENGKFLLSAKRTRRTTCTEYVISMDADNISRSSCTYIGKLRSNFLGTKFIIYDTQPPYNNAQLSPPGRSRRFYSKKVSPKVPTGSYNIAQVSYELNVLGTRGPRRMHCAMHSIPVSSVEPGGCVPGQPELLPRSLEDSFRSISFSKSIDNSTEFSSSRFSDIIGPRDEDEEGKERPLVLRNKAPRWHEQLQCWCLNFRGRVTVASVKNFQLIAAIQPAPAAAAAAAAAAGTPTPSQPTQSDHDKIILQFGKVGKDMFTMDYRYPLSAFQAFAICLSSFDTKLACE comes from the exons ATGTCGTTCCGTAGCCTAGTTCGTGATGTAAGGGATGGATTAGGTAGCTTATCGAGGCGGAGTTTTGAGGTGAGGCTGCCAGGGCATCACAGGGGGAAATCACATGGATCAGTCCATGAGTTGCAAGATCAGCCTTTGGTTATCCAGAACAGCCGTTGGGCTAGCCTTCCACCTGAGCTTTTGCGTGATGTGATCAAAAGATTGGAGGCAAGTGAGAGTACATGGCCTGCTCGTAAGCATGTTGTTGCGTGTGCTGCTGTCTGCAGGTCATGGAGGGAAATGTGCAAAgaaattgttagaaatcctGAATTCTCTGGGAAGATTACTTTCCCCGTCTCCCTGAAGCAG cCTGGCCATAGGGATGGTCCCATTCAATGCTTCATTAAGAGGGACAAATCAAATTTAACTTACCACCTTTTTCTTTGTCTTAGCCCTG CTTTGCTTGTTGAAAATGGGAAATTTCTTCTCTCTGCAAAACGGACCCGGAGAACAACTTGCACGGAGTATGTGATTTCCATGGATGCTGATAACATTTCAAGATCAAGCTGCACTTACATTGGAAAACTCAG GTCAAATTTTCTGGGCACCAAATTCATTATATATGATACACAGCCACCCTATAACAATGCTCAGCTCTCTCCGCCTGGCCGAAGCCGTAGGTTCTACTCGAAAAAAGTTTCTCCGAAGGTCCCCACTGGCAGCTACAACATTGCCCAGGTCTCGTATGAGCTCAATGTGCTAGGCACTAGGGGACCACGCAGGATGCACTGCGCAATGCATTCAATACCTGTCTCATCAGTTGAGCCAGGTGGCTGTGTTCCTGGCCAACCTGAGCTCCTCCCTCGTTCCCTTGAAGACTCATTTCGTAGTATTTCCTTTTCGAAGTCAATTGATAACTCGACTGAGTTTAGCAGCTCCAGGTTCTCTGATATTATTGGGCCTCGTGATGAAGATGAGGAGGGAAAGGAGAGACCATTGGTTCTCCGAAACAAGGCACCGAGATGGCACGAACAGTTGCAGTGTTGGTGCCTGAACTTCCGTGGGAGGGTGACTGTTGCATCCGTCAAGAACTTTCAGCTAATTGCTGCAATACAGCCTGCTCCTGCTGccgctgctgctgctgctgctgctgctggcACACCGACGCCATCACAGCCAACCCAATCTGACCATGACAAGATTATTCTGCAGTTTGGTAAGGTTGGGAAGGATATGTTTACCATGGATTACAGATATCCTCTGTCAGCATTTCAGGCTTTTGCCATTTGCTTGAGCAGCTTTGACACCAAATTGGCATGTGAATAG